Below is a window of Candidatus Acidiferrales bacterium DNA.
GTTTCCTTCGGCGGCAGTTCGGGACTGAATGACGTCCTGAGCGTGGACGGCGGCGATAATTCGGACGACTACATCGGAGGCTTTCTGCAGAATTTTTCGCCGGACGCGATCCAGGAATTCGCTGTTCAGTCCTCGCAACAGAATGCGGACACGGGACGCACGGTCGGAGGTTCGGTGGAAATCACGACGAAGCGCGGCACAGATGAGTGGCACGGCGAAGGCGCCTTCCTGGAACGCGCGGCAGCCCTGAATGCGCGGTTCCCCATCGAAAATCCCGCGCCGCTTCCGAAGCAGCCTTTCTCTTCCCAAGATTACTCCGCCACGCTCGGTGGCCCGATCGTGAAGCACAAGCTGTGGTTTTTCACGTCGTTCGAATACCAGCACGAAAACGCCAGCATCGGCTACAGCCCGGCGAGCCTGACGCAGTTCAACGCGCTCGCTTCGATTGCCACGGATGGACTGATTCCTGGCGTGAATTCGATCGCCGTTCCGAACAACGTCCCGGTGCCTTTTCGCGACGCGATGGGTTCCGCGCGCATCGATTGGTCGCAGTCCAATCGCTCGCAGTGGTTTTTGCGCACCTCGGAGGACAATTACACGGCCAACAACTTCGCGGTGCAGCAAGGCACCCTGCCATCGACTGGCGCCGACTGGCACAGCAATTATCTGAACATGGTGATCAGCAACCTATTCTCGTTCAGCCCGACGTGGCTTGGTTCGTTCGTCTTTGACGCCAGCGGCCTGCACCTGACGGAAGTTCGCAATTCGGACTACGGTTTCGCGCTCGCGTTTCCCTTCAGCGCGACGTCGCAGACAATTTCCGGTTATGAAACTTTTGGGGACAACCAATTCGTTACGCCGATCACTGCATTCCCGGTTCTGCGCAACCAGGAAAAATACCAGTTTCGCTATGACGTCACTCATGCGACGGGCGATCACAATCCGCACTTTGGCGTGGATTTCATACACGAACCGGTGCTGAGCGGAGCGCTCTCAGGGACGGCGGAAACCTTGATCACGTATCCGAATGATCCCGCTTTTTATGCCGCGAATCCGTCCCAGTTCTATTTTAGCTCGCAATGCGCGACAGCACCATCGGATCCGGCCATCACATGCACTCACACGCCGCAAAGCAATGGCAGTTTTTCGCAGGATATACAGCGCCTCGGCTTATATGCCGAGGACTTCTGGCGGGTAACACCGCACCTGACGATTGATCCGGGAATTCGTTACGACACGACATGGGGACTGTTCACCGGCTCGGGGCAAACGCAATCGCAGAATCCCGCGTATCTGACACTGCAAGCGCTGCAAATTCCGCTTATCAACGGCGCGCCGCATGACGATCGCGGACAGATCGCACCGCGCCTTGGGATTGCGTATTCGCCGGGTTCCTCGGAAAGCACGGTGATTCGCGCCGGCATCGGCCTGTACTTCGACGACCTGGCGCAAAACGGCTGGGTTACCGCACTGCAGGCCGTCAACACGGTCCCCGGGCGTTGCACGGTTGTGAGCAATGTGCCGACAGGCTCGGGATGCTTGCCCGGAGGGGCCGAAGGCTCGATCATCGCACCCGGTTATAAAACGCCCTACGCTCTGCACGCGAGCGCGGGCGTGGAACACGCGTTCAACGAATCCTGGTTGATGAGCGCGGACTGGACGCATGAGGAAGGTAATCACGGATTCCGGCGCTATCAATACGAAGCGGGATACACGCTGACCACGCCGCTGATCCCGACATCCGATCCGAATTATCGGGCGGATCAGCAGGCCGTCGTTCCGAATTTGCAGATTTTTCGCAGCGACAATCGTTCGCGCTATGACAGTCTGACCATCCACCTGCAAGGCAACGTGACGCGACATGTCAACTTAATCGTGAATTACACGCTGTCGAGGGCCGACACGTGGGGCTGCGTTCTTGCCGAGCTATTCGATTACGTAAACGGGGTTTGCAATCCGCTCAATCCATTCGGCCCGGGAGATTACGGGCCATCGGGCGAAGATGTGACCCATCGCGCCGTCGTCGCGGGAGTTTTTCATTTGCCGGGCGGATTCGAGGCAAGCACGCTTTCAC
It encodes the following:
- a CDS encoding carboxypeptidase regulatory-like domain-containing protein produces the protein MRNWRIAILLLALFLFSPPGQAQDFRGSIVGEIVDATGARVPSAKIVARSTHTSFERETTSDAHGEFRLEDLPPGPYHLTVTASGFAEATSDVSVVVSSVQDVSVTLRPASLQQSVTVQGQSSSITTEPIDITSAVHGGAVTPQDLATIPLAHRTFANIAFLVPGTEPVEPSDPTKARITAVSFGGSSGLNDVLSVDGGDNSDDYIGGFLQNFSPDAIQEFAVQSSQQNADTGRTVGGSVEITTKRGTDEWHGEGAFLERAAALNARFPIENPAPLPKQPFSSQDYSATLGGPIVKHKLWFFTSFEYQHENASIGYSPASLTQFNALASIATDGLIPGVNSIAVPNNVPVPFRDAMGSARIDWSQSNRSQWFLRTSEDNYTANNFAVQQGTLPSTGADWHSNYLNMVISNLFSFSPTWLGSFVFDASGLHLTEVRNSDYGFALAFPFSATSQTISGYETFGDNQFVTPITAFPVLRNQEKYQFRYDVTHATGDHNPHFGVDFIHEPVLSGALSGTAETLITYPNDPAFYAANPSQFYFSSQCATAPSDPAITCTHTPQSNGSFSQDIQRLGLYAEDFWRVTPHLTIDPGIRYDTTWGLFTGSGQTQSQNPAYLTLQALQIPLINGAPHDDRGQIAPRLGIAYSPGSSESTVIRAGIGLYFDDLAQNGWVTALQAVNTVPGRCTVVSNVPTGSGCLPGGAEGSIIAPGYKTPYALHASAGVEHAFNESWLMSADWTHEEGNHGFRRYQYEAGYTLTTPLIPTSDPNYRADQQAVVPNLQIFRSDNRSRYDSLTIHLQGNVTRHVNLIVNYTLSRADTWGCVLAELFDYVNGVCNPLNPFGPGDYGPSGEDVTHRAVVAGVFHLPGGFEASTLSQFESARPFTMTTPVDVNGLGDTVDDRAVINGVQTSLDEFRGTPYIQADARIMRPFKINERYTFMPYIEMFNLFNRNNPGANYVTNLAALPTPVNNLANATALCMNPPACTTMQPITSLNQLRVAAGGLGDFFGPGTTVGIPFAAQIGARLTF